From the bacterium genome, one window contains:
- a CDS encoding prolyl oligopeptidase family serine peptidase has protein sequence MRFAVAVLALCLMIPAAALLAEDAEEKSTVPIDEWLVKETVRLVLPAFHDEKPGAFDRDDFLDAPSLDTARLRPHAGDDGWTVGHMSVGVGCQGVAETWLATYITSDRFLKAKLRLPATCLAGAWLDGVSVSLSGDEPEGELKLRRGTGLLLVRVIVGEDPDSLETRSVNLTAELVLDDENDGKNLSFSAAETRAVDIRDILDAPKVSSLALSPDGSLVALTLGAYGPDGAPGAWLEIRDTDKGGLVRTWRGAPEDGNVRWLPHGRAVSYTSSHEKKTTLWIYDLETERVRAALRDLEHFEGYAWNPDGRSLVYAYGVEAEADERKVKRLEAIEDRWPKWRNRSYLVEVTWPGGASRRLTAGAVSAADWTFSPRGTHLLFSRTWPDPLERPYARTEWFELDLGDLSVETVLTDRWIGQAAYGADRGTLVLVGSPSAFGGIGRDLPEGVVPNDYGGQLFLYDRGRGEPKPLSRDFDPTVQRAVWHDSGRIVARVLDKQYQRLATCTPAGAWTFYDAGVEVVADWEVSRGAKTVVATGTSATAPQKLTAFALKGREPRVLLDPGADRYADVTFGRVEPFVAKLADGMELDGRVYYPRDYDPALKYPAIVYYYGGTYPITRDFGGRYPKNVWAGQDYFVYVPNPSGALGYGQAFAARHVNDWGRLTAGEVIEGTRAFLAAHPAADGERLGCIGASYGGFLTMYLITRTDMFAAAVAHAGISSISSYWAEGYWGYAYGARALAGAFPWTDPDLYVGQSPLFSADLISTPLLLLHGSDDTNVPRGESDGLYIALKMLGKEVEYVQVEGQDHHILDHDRRITWNDTILAWFARELRDRPGWWDDLYPAAESVS, from the coding sequence ATGAGATTCGCTGTCGCCGTCCTGGCGCTCTGCCTGATGATTCCCGCCGCCGCGCTCCTGGCCGAGGATGCCGAAGAGAAGTCGACCGTTCCGATCGACGAGTGGCTCGTGAAGGAAACCGTGCGCCTGGTCCTGCCGGCCTTCCACGACGAGAAGCCGGGCGCCTTCGACAGGGACGACTTCCTCGACGCGCCCTCTCTCGACACGGCACGGTTGCGTCCCCACGCGGGTGACGACGGCTGGACGGTCGGCCACATGTCGGTCGGTGTCGGTTGTCAGGGTGTGGCGGAGACCTGGCTGGCCACCTACATCACGAGCGACCGCTTCCTGAAGGCGAAGCTGCGGCTGCCCGCGACCTGCCTGGCCGGGGCCTGGCTCGACGGCGTATCGGTTTCGCTCTCCGGAGACGAACCGGAAGGCGAGCTCAAGCTCCGGCGGGGTACGGGCCTGCTGCTCGTCAGGGTGATCGTGGGCGAGGATCCCGATTCCCTCGAGACACGCTCCGTCAATCTCACGGCCGAGCTGGTCCTCGACGACGAAAACGACGGGAAGAACCTCTCGTTCTCCGCGGCGGAGACCCGCGCCGTCGACATCCGCGACATCCTCGACGCGCCCAAGGTCTCCTCGCTGGCCCTGTCCCCCGACGGCTCCCTGGTGGCCCTGACCCTCGGCGCGTACGGTCCCGACGGCGCGCCCGGCGCCTGGCTCGAGATCCGCGACACGGATAAGGGCGGTCTCGTGCGCACCTGGCGCGGCGCCCCGGAGGACGGAAACGTCCGCTGGCTGCCGCACGGCCGCGCCGTGTCCTACACGTCGTCGCACGAGAAGAAGACAACCCTCTGGATCTACGACCTGGAGACCGAGCGCGTGCGCGCCGCCCTGCGCGACCTGGAGCACTTCGAGGGCTACGCCTGGAATCCCGACGGCCGCTCGCTGGTCTACGCCTACGGCGTGGAGGCCGAAGCGGACGAACGCAAGGTCAAGCGCCTCGAGGCGATCGAGGACCGCTGGCCGAAGTGGCGCAACCGCAGCTACCTGGTGGAGGTGACGTGGCCGGGCGGCGCGTCCCGCCGTCTCACCGCCGGCGCCGTCAGCGCCGCGGACTGGACCTTCAGCCCGCGGGGCACGCACCTGCTCTTTTCGCGCACCTGGCCCGATCCCCTGGAGCGCCCCTATGCGAGGACCGAGTGGTTCGAGCTGGACCTGGGCGACCTGTCCGTCGAAACGGTGCTGACCGACCGCTGGATCGGACAGGCGGCCTACGGCGCGGACCGCGGCACGCTGGTGCTGGTCGGCTCGCCGTCGGCCTTCGGCGGGATCGGCCGCGACTTGCCCGAGGGTGTCGTCCCCAACGATTACGGCGGACAGCTCTTCCTCTACGATCGCGGACGCGGCGAGCCCAAGCCCCTGAGCCGCGACTTCGACCCGACCGTGCAGCGCGCCGTGTGGCACGACAGCGGCCGGATCGTCGCCCGCGTGCTCGACAAGCAGTACCAGCGCCTAGCGACCTGTACGCCCGCCGGCGCCTGGACCTTCTACGACGCGGGCGTCGAGGTGGTGGCGGACTGGGAGGTGTCGCGCGGCGCCAAGACCGTGGTCGCCACCGGCACGAGCGCCACAGCCCCCCAGAAGCTCACCGCCTTCGCCCTGAAGGGACGCGAACCGCGCGTGCTGCTCGACCCCGGCGCCGACCGCTACGCCGACGTGACCTTCGGCCGCGTCGAACCCTTCGTCGCCAAGCTGGCGGACGGCATGGAGCTGGACGGCCGCGTCTATTATCCGCGCGACTACGACCCCGCGCTGAAGTACCCGGCGATCGTCTACTACTACGGCGGCACGTATCCCATCACCCGCGACTTCGGCGGGCGCTATCCCAAGAACGTCTGGGCCGGGCAGGACTACTTCGTCTACGTGCCCAATCCCAGCGGCGCCCTGGGCTACGGACAGGCGTTCGCCGCCCGACACGTCAACGACTGGGGCAGGCTCACCGCCGGCGAGGTCATCGAGGGCACCAGGGCCTTCCTCGCGGCCCATCCGGCGGCCGACGGCGAGCGCCTGGGTTGCATCGGCGCCTCCTACGGCGGGTTCTTGACCATGTACCTGATCACCCGCACCGACATGTTCGCCGCCGCGGTCGCCCATGCCGGCATCTCGAGCATCAGCAGCTACTGGGCGGAGGGCTACTGGGGTTACGCCTACGGGGCGCGAGCCCTGGCCGGCGCCTTCCCCTGGACCGATCCCGACCTCTACGTGGGACAGAGTCCCCTGTTCAGCGCCGATCTGATCTCCACGCCCCTGCTGCTGCTGCACGGCTCCGACGACACCAATGTGCCCAGGGGCGAGAGCGACGGCCTCTACATCGCGCTGAAGATGCTGGGCAAGGAGGTCGAATACGTGCAGGTCGAGGGACAGGATCATCACATTCTCGATCACGACCGGCGTATCACCTGGAACGACACCATCCTGGCCTGGTTTGCCCGCGAGCTGAGGGACCGGCCCGGCTGGTGGGACGATCTCTACCCTGCGGCGGAATCAGTCTCGTGA
- a CDS encoding YihY/virulence factor BrkB family protein — translation MDYRRKLTRAGLFLRRLQREIGYDDCMGMAAQIAYFMMLAVFPFLLFLLSLISYLPILEPDQVLNSLRETLPGPAYDLVAGTVHTVLSEREGSILGFGLLAALWSGSMGVGVLITTINRVYNIHPKRNIAYQKLISILLTLVLSGFVILSTLLVLLGPSLSHKFFQFLGLAGDSYNFWSTLRLPLVLLLNLLAVSILYHFASEAKQRYVWILPGTVAATVLWFLASSLFRLFLRNFGAYNVTYGSIAAVIILMVWLWLSGFIFLLGAEINALMRRMDHYEDLPRLRGRIRHRVHRRD, via the coding sequence ATGGACTACCGGAGAAAACTGACGCGAGCGGGCCTCTTCCTGCGCAGGCTGCAACGGGAGATCGGCTACGACGACTGCATGGGCATGGCGGCGCAGATCGCCTACTTCATGATGCTCGCGGTGTTCCCCTTCCTGCTGTTCTTGCTGAGCCTGATCAGCTACCTGCCCATCCTGGAGCCGGACCAGGTGCTGAACAGCCTGCGCGAGACCCTACCCGGGCCGGCCTACGACCTGGTGGCCGGCACGGTGCATACGGTGCTGAGCGAGCGCGAGGGCAGCATCCTGGGCTTCGGTCTGCTGGCGGCGCTGTGGTCGGGGTCGATGGGCGTGGGCGTGCTGATCACCACCATCAACCGCGTCTACAACATCCATCCCAAGCGCAACATCGCGTACCAGAAGCTGATCTCGATCCTGCTGACGCTGGTGCTGAGCGGCTTCGTGATCCTTTCGACCCTGCTGGTGCTGCTCGGACCGTCGCTGTCGCACAAGTTCTTCCAGTTCCTCGGGCTCGCGGGCGACAGCTACAACTTCTGGTCCACACTGCGGCTGCCGCTGGTCCTGCTGCTGAACCTGCTGGCCGTGTCCATCCTCTACCATTTCGCCTCGGAGGCGAAGCAGCGCTACGTGTGGATCCTACCCGGCACGGTGGCCGCCACGGTGCTGTGGTTCCTGGCGTCGTCGCTGTTCCGCCTCTTCCTGCGCAACTTCGGCGCCTACAACGTGACGTACGGCTCCATCGCCGCGGTGATCATCCTGATGGTCTGGCTGTGGCTGTCGGGGTTCATCTTCCTGCTCGGCGCCGAGATCAACGCGCTGATGCGCCGGATGGATCACTACGAGGACCTGCCGCGCCTGCGGGGCCGCATCCGCCACCGCGTGCACAGGCGCGATTGA